Proteins encoded within one genomic window of Cucumis sativus cultivar 9930 chromosome 3, Cucumber_9930_V3, whole genome shotgun sequence:
- the LOC101220039 gene encoding dihydrodipicolinate reductase-like protein CRR1, chloroplastic, protein MATLGCQFPFTVYKNSKKKRPGSSILCSVQPSQGNIKVIINGAAKEIGRAAVIAVTKARGMEVAGAVDSHCVGEDIGKVCDMEEPLELPILNDLTMVLGSISQSKETGVVVDFTEPSKVYENVKQATAFGMRSVVYVPRLKVDTVAALSNFCEKASMGCLVAPTLSIGSILLQQAAISASFHYSNIEIVESTAHAQDLPSSDAAQIANNLSNLGQIYNREDISTDVLARGQVIGEDGVRVHSLVLPGLPSSTNVYFSRPGEVYTLKHDIINVQCLMPGLLLAIRKVVRLKNLVYGLEKFL, encoded by the exons ATGGCGACCCTGGGTTGCCAGTTTCCCTTTACAGTGTATAAGAActcaaagaagaagagaccAGGATCTTCAATTCTCTGCTCAGTACAACCATCTCAGGGAAATATCAAG GTCATTATAAATGGAGCAGCCAAAGAAATTGGAAGAGCTGCAGTTATTGCAGTGACAAAGGCAAGAGGAATGGAAGTTGCTGGTGCTGTCGATTCACATTGTGTAGGAGAAGACATTGGAAAg GTGTGTGACATGGAAGAACCTCTGGAATTACCCATATTAAATGATCTCACCATGGTTTTAGGTTCAATATCTCAG TCAAAGGAAACAGGAGTAGTTGTTGATTTTACCGAACCTTCTAAAGTATATGAGAACGTGAAGCAG gCAACTGCATTTGGCATGAGAAGTGTGGTTTATGTTCCTAGATTAAAAGTAGACACAGTGGCTGCTTTATCTAACTTCTGTGAGAAAGCTAGCATG GGTTGTCTTGTCGCCCCAACTCTGTCCATTGGCTCTATCCTCCTCCAGCAAGCTGCAATTTCAGCTTCATTTCATTATAGCAATATAGAGATAGTGGAATCCACAGCGCATGCACAG GATCTCCCATCTTCAGATGCAGCCCAAATAGCCAACAACCTCTCAAACTTGGGCCAGATCTACAACAGAGAAGATATTTCAACAGATGTGCTG GCAAGGGGGCAGGTTATTGGAGAAGACGGAGTTCGAGTGCACAGTCTAGTCCTTCCGGGGCTTCCTTCCAGCACCAATGTCTACTTCTCACGCCCGGGAGAG GTTTACACTCTCAAACATGATATCATAAATGTGCAATGCCTCATGCCAGGCTTATTATTGGCAATTAGAAAAGTGGTGCGCCTTAAG AATCTGGTGTATGGCTTGGAGAAATTTTTGTAG
- the LOC101220280 gene encoding BAG family molecular chaperone regulator 1, which yields MSKLMKLKTKTTEMSEMKGSSTVGDNRPMDWELRPGGMLVQKRTPDSDKESTPAPMIRVKVKYDSTYHEISISSQATFGELKKILVGPTGLHHQDQKLLFKKKERDSKAFLDSCGVKNKSKIVVMEDPISKERRYVEMKKNAKMERASKSISEISLEVDRLAGQVSALESVVCKGGKVAENDVLNLIDLLMNELLKLDAIMGDGDVKLQRKMQVKRVQKYVETLDLLKMKNSMATIQTQTQAQPQTQLKHNNSNHQRQTSTRPSFPNTKLSTIQEEHPRDLAVIENLLLIQQSPQHLTKSKTSSGTVVTTKWEIFDSSPSIIPTEHPVPPRFNWEFFE from the exons ATGTCAAAgttgatgaaattgaagaCGAAAACGACAGAGATGTCAGAGATGAAGGGTAGTTCCACCGTCGGTGACAACCGACCGATGGATTGGGAATTACGGCCAGGGGGAATGCTTGTTCAGAAGAGAACACCTGATTCCGACAAGGAATCAACTCCGGCGCCGATGATTAGAGTTAAAGTCAAATACGATTCTACTTACCACGAAATTAGTATCAGTTCTCAAGCTACATTTG GGGAATTGAAGAAGATATTGGTTGGACCTACGGGATTACACCATCAAGATCAGAAGCTGTTGtttaaaaagaaggaaagagattCAAAGGCCTTTCTAGACAGTTGTGGagtaaaaaacaaatccaagATTGTTGTAATGGAAGACCCAATTAGTAAAGAAAGAAGGTATGttgagatgaagaagaatgcTAAAATGGAGAGAGCTTCCAAATCTATATCAGAAATCAGCCTTGAAGTTGATAGACTTGCAGGACAG GTTTCTGCTTTGGAATCTGTGGTTTGTAAAGGTGGGAAAGTTGCTGAGAATGATGtgttgaatttgattgatttgttGATGAATGAATTGCTTAAATTGGATGCTATTATGGGAGATGGAGATGTAAAGTTGCAAAGGAAAATGCAG GTAAAAAGAGTGCAAAAATATGTTGAAACTCTTGATttgttgaagatgaaaaaCTCAATGGCTACAATTCAGACACAAACACAAGCACAACCACAAACTCAACTCAAACACAACAACTCTAATCATCAAAGACAAACAAGTACTAGGCCTTCCTTTCCAAACACTAAACTATCAACAATTCAAGAGGAGCACCCACGCGATCTCGCCGTCATCGAAAACTTGCTTCTAATTCAGCAATCTCCACAGCATTTGACGAAGTCGAAGACATCATCCGGTACTGTCGTCACAACAAAATGGGAGATATTTGATTCTTCCCCATCAATCATACCCACCGAGCATCCCGTCCCACCAAGGTTCAACTGGGAATTCTTCGAGTGA